GTTTATCCTCCTATGTCCACATTCCTCGAAGGCAAAGGAATCAGGATCATGCAGGGATTCAAACCTGAAAACCTCGCCCATAAACCCGACCTCATCGTCGTCGGTAACGCCATTAAACGGAGCACGGAAGAACTCGAGGCAGTATTGGAACAAAAACTTTATTACCTCTCCCTTCCTGAAGTCCTGAAACAATTTTTCCTCCGTGGAAGGCATAACCTCGTGGTAACCGGAACCCATGGCAAAACAACCACTACCTCGATCCTGTCTTGGATTTTCGAGTATGCGGGCAAAAATCCCAGCTACATGATCGGAGGAATCCCCAAAAACCTTTCCCAAGGTTGCATCATCCGTGACAGTAAACATTTCATCCTAGAGGGCGACGAGTATGACACCGCTTTCTTTGATAAACGCTCAAAATTCCTACATTATCTGCCTGAACTCGTCATTATGAATAATCTGGAGTTCGACCATGCCGATATATTTTCCTCTCTGGAGGATGTTAAAACAACATTTAAACGCCTCATTAATATCATCCCCCGCAACGGCATGATTGTTTATAATGAAGATGATGAGAATATCCGCAGTATCATCGACGGGGCCTTCTCCTCCTTGGTGAGTGTCGGCACTTCGGAAAATGCAGCCTTGCAAATCCAGAATTGTAAATATTTTAGTGACCGGTCGGAATGGACCCTTAAAGGTTTGGGAAATTTCAAACTCCGCATGATCGGTGAAATCAATATCCGCAATGCCTCCATGGCGATTGCCGCCGCTCATTTTTACCAAATTCCCGTGAATATCATCTGTGAAGCAGTAGAAAAATTCGAAGGGATCAAACGCCGCCAAGAGGTTCGTGGTGAAGTCAATGGCATTACGATCATTGACGATTTCGGGCACCATCCCACTGCCATGAAACAAACCTTTACCGCCCTGCACCACCGTTACCCCGGCAGAAAAGTCTGGGCGATCTTCGAACCGCGTTCAAATACCACCCGCCGGAATATTTTCCAGAAAGAACTCGCGGAAGCTCTCAGTATGGCAGACGGTATTTTTGTCTCCAAAGTCCACCTTCTCGAAAAAATCCCCGTCGCTGAACGCCTGAATCCCGAAAAAGTAATGGAAGATATCCGAGCAAAAGGAAAACCCGCTTTTTACGAGGCTGACGCTGACGCCATTGTCGCCAAAGCAAAATCTCATATTAAACCCGGCGATGTCGTCGTCGTATTCTCCAATGGCGGCTTTGACGGTATCCATCAGAAATTAATCGATACCCTTAAATAGTTCGTTTAATAAGGTGACTAAGTTACTTAGTCTATTATTGATGTCATCAATGTCCGCATTGAGCATTCACGCGGCGAAAACACATTTCTCAAAACTCATCAATCGCGCTCTTGCCGGGGAGGAAATCATTGTTTCCAAAGGCAAAAAACCCGTTGTCCGAATCGTCCCTGTAGAAGGAGCCAAAAGCTCAAGGACTCCCGGACGTGGAAAAGGGTTGGTTAAATGGATTTCAGAGGATTTTGATGCGCCGTTGGTTGAATTTGAAGATTTCATGAAATAATAAACCATCATCCAGCAAAGATCCTGATCCCAAACCAATAACGTGACATCAAACACCTACTTGATACCCATACTTTCCTTTTGTTTATGGAAGACTCTGATTTACTCGGTAAAAAGGCTTTGGAACCCATCATAAACACGGAAAAAACGATCTATCGGAGTGCTACCAGTTATTGGGAATTAACTTTTAAAATTTCACTCCGTAAAATTAAAATGCATCGTGATTGTCAATCCTTTATAAAGGAAGAGAAACGAATCAATCGGATCCCTAGACCTTCCGATCATGGCAGGAACACTGTGAACCTAATCTGACTCTCCCTTGGCATCATCGTGATCCATTTGACAGGCTCTTGATCACTCAAGCCATCGTTGAAAATCTCATTCCCATCACCAAAGACGATTTTATCAGAAAATACAAAGTCAAAACCCTCTGGTGAGCGACTCCTATAGGAACAGCTCCAGCACCTTCTCCAAGTCCGGTTCCCTTTGTCCATAATCGATCCGGGCGAGGATAGGCAGCCCGGTTAATTCCTCCAGAATAGGCGGATTGGTATTCGCCGAAATCAAATCAATATCCTGCTCCGACTGGTTCAGGATCAGACCGGCCAAGGGCAATTTTCCCTTGCGGATGGACTCGACAGTCAA
This genomic window from Verrucomicrobiota bacterium contains:
- a CDS encoding type II toxin-antitoxin system Phd/YefM family antitoxin; this translates as MSSMSALSIHAAKTHFSKLINRALAGEEIIVSKGKKPVVRIVPVEGAKSSRTPGRGKGLVKWISEDFDAPLVEFEDFMK
- the mpl gene encoding UDP-N-acetylmuramate:L-alanyl-gamma-D-glutamyl-meso-diaminopimelate ligase, whose amino-acid sequence is MQNPFRSIHFIGICGTAMGAVAAALKDAGYDVTGSDENVYPPMSTFLEGKGIRIMQGFKPENLAHKPDLIVVGNAIKRSTEELEAVLEQKLYYLSLPEVLKQFFLRGRHNLVVTGTHGKTTTTSILSWIFEYAGKNPSYMIGGIPKNLSQGCIIRDSKHFILEGDEYDTAFFDKRSKFLHYLPELVIMNNLEFDHADIFSSLEDVKTTFKRLINIIPRNGMIVYNEDDENIRSIIDGAFSSLVSVGTSENAALQIQNCKYFSDRSEWTLKGLGNFKLRMIGEINIRNASMAIAAAHFYQIPVNIICEAVEKFEGIKRRQEVRGEVNGITIIDDFGHHPTAMKQTFTALHHRYPGRKVWAIFEPRSNTTRRNIFQKELAEALSMADGIFVSKVHLLEKIPVAERLNPEKVMEDIRAKGKPAFYEADADAIVAKAKSHIKPGDVVVVFSNGGFDGIHQKLIDTLK